Proteins encoded by one window of Lathyrus oleraceus cultivar Zhongwan6 chromosome 1, CAAS_Psat_ZW6_1.0, whole genome shotgun sequence:
- the LOC127123048 gene encoding uncharacterized protein LOC127123048: MDPPNADILELKEMMRELFKVVQGLALGLKAIDERVERIEKRLITEKVQGKAPSSAVKKPSGNGQPEKEVESGGVQAKKERGKDCYHPYAATVTTPAGNPPAPQQQPPPQQKAPKAKGQVKKGTTDRQFDKPPVTYTLLFKRLRDLGLVRSRILVPIELHRRPANYDENAKCEFHSGAPGHNIEGCRAFKHVVQDMVDSKVITLAPTLNVNANPVPMQGPVGVKVMSKDKRGIEVTDGDQLNTPMSVVPKHLMKSGAFPSVDNCCAAVATNGCAMMRETIQKMSDVEMDGEKFETPSQAVETVKVEDAILVEKEKKLSISSYKQTIEVVKNGEALGWGKIIDIVVKADMFGVDY; encoded by the coding sequence atggatccacccaatgccgacattctcgaactgaaagagatgatgagggagttgttcaaagtagtgcaagggctcgccttggggctGAAAGCAATTGATGAGAGGGTGGAGAGGATTGAGAAACGGCTGATAACagagaaagttcagggaaaggctccgtcatccgcggtaaagaagccctctggcaatggtcagcccgagaaggaggttgaatcaggtggtgtgcaggcaaaaaaagaacgcggtaaggattgttaccacccttatgctgccactgtaaccactcctgcTGGTAATCCACCTGCACCACAGCAACAAccgccacctcaacagaaagcgccgaaagctaagggccaagtgaagaaggggacgacggatcgtcagtttgataagccacccgtgacttatacccttctgttcaagaggttgagggatcttgggttagttcggtCGAGGATATTGGTTCCTATAGAACtgcatcggaggcctgcaaactacgatgagaacgccaagtgcgagttccattctggagcacccggacacaacattgagggttgtagagcttttaagcatgtcgtccaagatatggtggattCTAAGGTCATCACTTTGGCACCAACActgaatgttaatgctaaccccgtACCGATGCAGGGTCCTGTGGGGGTGaaggtgatgtcaaaggacaagagaggaatagaggtgactgatggggatcagttaaacactccaatgtctgtggtcccgaaacatctgatgaagagtggagcattccctagtgttgataattgttgtgcaGCTGTCGCCACAAATGGGTGTGCAATGATGAGGGAGACGATTCAGAAGATGTCGGAtgtagaaatggacggtgaaaaattcgaaacaccaagtcaggcagttgaaaccgttAAAGTGGAGGACGCCATTCTtgttgagaaagagaagaagctgtccatttcttcttacaaacagaccatagaagtggtgaagaacggagaagccctaggctggggaaagatcatagacattgtggtgaaagcagatatgttcggggttgactattag